The Gemmatimonadaceae bacterium region GCGCGTACGTCACGTGCTCGCCCGGCGTGAACCAGTGCGGCGAGAGGCGGATGGCCCCCTCCCGCAGCGAGTGCGCCACCCCAGCCGCGCTGAGCGCCGCGCTGGCGCGTGACGGGTCCGGCGGCACGAGCGCGACGATCCCCGAGCGCCTCGCGGGCTCGCTGGACGAGACGAGCTGCACGCGCGCGTGCGCCGCTGCCCAGTCGTAGAGGTGCGCCACGTGCCGGGCGATGCGCGCCGCGGCGACCGATGGGCCCACCTCGAAGAAGAGGTCGAGCGCGGCGTTGAGCGCGGCGAACTCCTGGAACGGGAGCGTCACGACCTCGAAGCGGCGCGCATCGTCGCGATAGGTGAAGCGGTAGTCGAGCATGCGCGTGAAGTCATCAGACCCCTGCACCGACATCCACCCCACATCGCTGGGCTCGAGCTGCGTCACGAGCCCCTGCCGCACGTAGACGAAGCCCGTCCCCCACGGCGACACGAGCCACTTCTGGCAGCCGCAGGCAAGGATGTCGACGTCGAGCGAGGACAGGTCGAGGGTGAGCGCGCCAAGTCCCTGGATGGCGTCGACGACGAAGGTGATCCCCCGCTCGCGGCAGGCGCGCCCCAGGCGCGCCAAGTCGAGCGTGTAGCCGGTCTCGAACGAGACCCACGACAGGACGAGGACGCGCACCCCCGGCCGGTCGAGGGCGGCGAGGATCGCCGCCTCGTCGGCGAGGCGCCCTACACAGGGAATGCGGTCGAACACCACCCCCCGCGCCCTGGCCAGCGCCATCCAGGTGTAGATGTTCGACGGGAACTCGCGGTCGCTGGTGACCACGACGTCGCGCTCGCGCAGGTCGAGCGCGCGCGCGGCGAGGTTGAGGCCGTAGCTCGTGTTGGTCATCAGCGCAATCTCGGTGGGCGCGGCCCCCACCAGCCGGGCGAGCAGCTCGCGCGAGCGCGCAACGGTCCCGAACTGGAACTCCTGCGTGATGGTCCACGGCTCGGCGCGCATCGCGTTGAAGTCGGCAAGCGCGCGCAACGCCGACTCGGGGAGCGGCCCCGTGGAGGCATTGTTGAGGAAGGCGATCCCGGGGCGCCGCACGCGGGGAAACTCGCGCGCCGCCACCGCGTCGAGCGTGGCGAACGCCGCCTGGGTGGTCGCGCGGGTCTCGTCAGGTGCAATGGTCATGGGGATGGCCGGGCCGTTCATCGGGGTTCGCGCAGCTCGACTGGCGTGTCGGGCGGTTGTCGCTTCCAGCGGCGATGATGCCAGAAGTACTGCTCGGGGTAGCGACGGACCACGCGCTCGAGTGCCGCGGTGAAGCGCGCCACCGTCTCGTCCACGTCGCGCTCGCGATCGCCGGTGTCGGCCGGCTCGATCTCGGTGGCGAAGAACCGGTACTTGCCGCTGGGCTGCAACAGCGCGCCGACGAAGATGATGGGGACCTTGTAGCGGAGCGCAAACACCGCCGGTCCCTTGGGTGTCTTGGCCGGCCGACCAAAGAAGGGGACATACGACGAAGCGAGTCCCATCACCCCCTGGTCGGCGATGAGCCCCACCAGGCGCCCCTCCTTCATCGAGCGCGGGATGCGACGCACCGCCTCGTTGTCGTACACGACGGTGATCCCCGCCGAGGTCCGGGCCTCGTTCACGAAGGCATCGAACAGTTGGTTGTTCATGCGACGCGCCACCGCATCGGTCGGGATGCCGCGCGCCACGAGGTACGCCCCCGTGAGTTCCCAGCTCCCCACATGCCCCGCAAAGGCGATGATGCCGCGCCCATCGACGAGGTGCCTCCGGATGATGTCGATGTCCGACTCGTCCTCGAACATCGAGAGCACGCCGTCGCGCCCGAGCCGCCCCACGAGCGCCGCCTCCACGAAGACGCGTCCGATGTGCGCGTAGGCCCGCTTCGCGATCGTGCGGACCTGCCTGTCATCGAGGCCGGGAAAGGCGGCGGCAATCTGCCGCGTCACCACGCGCTTGCGGATCCCTAACGGCCAATAGCCGAGCATCCCGATGCGCTCGCCCACGCGCCGCGCCTGGTCCAGCGGCATCGTCGACAGCCATCCCACCAACCCCTTGGCAATCGCGAACTGCGCGCGATGCGCGAGCGTTGGCGGGCGCTGGCTCGGCGCGACGGCCGCGCCCCGGGCGACGCGTGCCGCGGGAGTGGGCGCTGCGGTGCTCGCGGGAGTGGGCGCGGACGTGGGTGCGATGGGGGGCGGGTCGTTCGGTGCGTCCACGTTCAGCGACGGGGAGAGGAGGTGACGACGGTGCGCGTGAAGTCGAGCGTCTCGCGCGCCACGCGATCCCAATTGTAATGGGATTCGACGGCTCTCCGCCCTGCGTTCCCCATGGAAGTGCGCAACTCGGAGTCGCCCAGGAGGCGACGCAGCGCCGACGACACCGCCGCCACGTCGTTGGGGGCGACCACGAAGCCGCTCTCGCCGTCGCGCACCGCCGATCGCACGCCGCCCGAATCGCCGGCAATGCACGGGGTCGCGCTGGCCGATGCCTCGACAAAGGCGAGCCCGAACCCCTCGGCGTTGATCGCGCTGTCGACGCGCGACAGCCCGACGTAGACATCGGCCGTGGCATACGCCTCGGCGATCGCCTCGTCGGGGAGTGCGCCCGTCAGGTGCACACGCGCCCCGATGCCGAGGGCATCGGCCAGGGCGCGGAGGCGAGCGCCGTCCTCGCCATCGCCCACCACCACGTAGTGCGTGTCGCCGTACGATGGGCCAAGCGCGCCAATGGCGCGGATCGCCGTGTCCTGCCCCTTGTGCGGCACCAGCCGTGCAACGGTGAGGATGAGCGGCGCGTTGCCTATCCCGAGTTTGGTGCGCAGGGCGCGCGTGTCGCGAGCGGGATGGAACTGCACGGGATCGGTGCCAAGGTCGATGGCGGCGACCGGTGGGGGATCGCCGATGCCGACGTCCGCCATCACCTCGCGGGCGAGCGCGGCGCTCCACTGCGAAATGGCGACAACTCCGGCCGCACGCCCGAGGATGTCGCGCGCCGACCAGCGCTTGACGAGCGAGCGGGCGGTCTTCTGGCGCTCGCGCAGGAGGTCACCGCCGTAGACGTAGACGAGGTACGGCGTGGGAGCGCGGCGCGTGGCGATCGCGATGGCGTAGCCGCAGGGGCGGATGTTGCCGAGGTGAACGACGTCGACGCCATCGCCGATGAGCCGGGTGAGGTGCGACGACCAGGTGAGCTGTGACGAGAATCGCTTGGCGGCGGCGAAGGGGAACGGCTCGCGCGCAATGCGATAGGGTTCGCCGCGGTCGAACGCAGCGGCGTGGGGGGCGGCGACGGTAGAGACGACGAGGGAGTCTGGGGCGAAGCGCCGACAGAGTTCGACGTGCCGGCGTGCCATGCCGCCGAGGTCTGGGGCGAAGTCCTGAGTGACGAAGAGGTGACGCATGGGGGTTAACGTGTCTTTGGGGGGGGCCCCCCACGCCTCTCCACCGCCTTCTCCACCGCCCTCTCCACCGCCCTCTCCACCGCCCACAACTGCGCGTACTTCGCCGCCACGCTCACCCCCGCGAGCGTCGCCAGCACCACGCCGTGCATCCCGTCGCGCCACCCGCCGCGCAGTACCAGCATGCTCATCGACCGCGCCACCGGCCGCAGCAACAGGTCGCTCACGCCCGCACGCCGCCCACGCGCGTGATGCTGCTCCGCCCACGCGCGCGAGTAGCGAGCGAGCTTCGCCATGTACTCATCCAGCGACGCGTACGGCGTATGCAACAGCGACTCGCGCAGCAGTCCCACCGCCCCCTCCACGATCACGTGCTCGTGCACCGGTCGCTCGTCGTAGCGCAGCGACGCATCGAACAGGCGCACCGGGCGGTCACGTTCCCATCCGCCATGCAGGATCTCACGCCCGAGGAAGAAGTTGCGGCGTCGCGCCCGGTACGCGCGGCACGCCGGGCCATCGCCCGGCGCCGCGTTCGTTCCGCCCACCTCGCGCGTTGCGCCTGCCGGCGCGCCTGTCGTTGCGCCTGTGGCTGCAACCGTCGGCGCGCCCACGAGCCCCGCCACCTCGACACCTAACGCCGGCGTTCCGCGCTCATCGGCATCGACGACCAGGATCCATCGCTCCGTTGCGCGCGCGATCGCCGCGTTGCGTTGCGCCCCGATGGTCGTGAACGGATGCGAGAAGACGGTTGCCCCCGCGTCCTGTGCCTCACGCACCGTGTCGTCGGTCGAGTCGTTCTCGACGACGATGATCTCGCGCGCCCATGCCACGCTGCGCACGCAATCGCCGATCTCTCCCGCCTCGTTGCGCGCGGCGATCACGACGCTTACCGGAACCGCCCCGCGTGCGACGATCCCGTCCGGCGCTGCCGCTGTCACGGGCGCCCGCCGTCGCGCTCACCCCCGCGCAGCCACCCCTCCTTCCCGCCACGCGCGCCGCGCCGTTCGCTTCCGCGGTCGCCAGGGCGCTCGCTTAAACGCTCGCTTCCGCGCTCGCGCGCCGAGCGCGCGGCGTGCTCAAAGGCCGAGAGCATGTCGCGCAGGGGGAACTCGCGCTCGACGCGCGAGCGTCCTGCCGCCCCCATCGCCATGCGCCGGGCGCGATCGGAGAGGAGGATCGCCGTCTCGGCCGCCATGAGGGGTGGATCCGGCGTCGCCATCAACGTCCCCTGGATGCCGTGACTCACGTAGCGCGCCGCCACCGAGGTTCGCTCGGCGAGGACGGCGACTCCGTGCGCCATCAGGTCCAGCGCCCCCATCGCCGCGTCGTCGCCATCGGCCACCACCCATCCCGCGGCCACGTCGCGCATCGCCGCCCGCCAGTCGAGCGGATACCCCACCCACTCGACCCGGCGCGCGATGCCTAACGCGGCCGCGAGGAGCTTCATCTCCTCGTCGTGGGCGACCGACCCGAAGACGCGCAGGCGCAGCGCGGTGTGCCGCTGCGCCAGCAGCGCGGCGGCGCGCACCACGTTGGTGGCGCGGCGGAGGGAGGCGCGCGTCGCCACGCAGGCCAGGGTGACGGGCGGCGCCTGGGCAGCGGGCGCGTCGCGCTCGGCCATGTCACGCACTCCAGAGTTGGAGT contains the following coding sequences:
- a CDS encoding aminotransferase class V-fold PLP-dependent enzyme; its protein translation is MNGPAIPMTIAPDETRATTQAAFATLDAVAAREFPRVRRPGIAFLNNASTGPLPESALRALADFNAMRAEPWTITQEFQFGTVARSRELLARLVGAAPTEIALMTNTSYGLNLAARALDLRERDVVVTSDREFPSNIYTWMALARARGVVFDRIPCVGRLADEAAILAALDRPGVRVLVLSWVSFETGYTLDLARLGRACRERGITFVVDAIQGLGALTLDLSSLDVDILACGCQKWLVSPWGTGFVYVRQGLVTQLEPSDVGWMSVQGSDDFTRMLDYRFTYRDDARRFEVVTLPFQEFAALNAALDLFFEVGPSVAAARIARHVAHLYDWAAAHARVQLVSSSEPARRSGIVALVPPDPSRASAALSAAGVAHSLREGAIRLSPHWFTPGEHVTYALDVLERATDRA
- a CDS encoding lysophospholipid acyltransferase family protein, coding for MDAPNDPPPIAPTSAPTPASTAAPTPAARVARGAAVAPSQRPPTLAHRAQFAIAKGLVGWLSTMPLDQARRVGERIGMLGYWPLGIRKRVVTRQIAAAFPGLDDRQVRTIAKRAYAHIGRVFVEAALVGRLGRDGVLSMFEDESDIDIIRRHLVDGRGIIAFAGHVGSWELTGAYLVARGIPTDAVARRMNNQLFDAFVNEARTSAGITVVYDNEAVRRIPRSMKEGRLVGLIADQGVMGLASSYVPFFGRPAKTPKGPAVFALRYKVPIIFVGALLQPSGKYRFFATEIEPADTGDRERDVDETVARFTAALERVVRRYPEQYFWHHRRWKRQPPDTPVELREPR
- a CDS encoding glycosyltransferase family 4 protein; translated protein: MRHLFVTQDFAPDLGGMARRHVELCRRFAPDSLVVSTVAAPHAAAFDRGEPYRIAREPFPFAAAKRFSSQLTWSSHLTRLIGDGVDVVHLGNIRPCGYAIAIATRRAPTPYLVYVYGGDLLRERQKTARSLVKRWSARDILGRAAGVVAISQWSAALAREVMADVGIGDPPPVAAIDLGTDPVQFHPARDTRALRTKLGIGNAPLILTVARLVPHKGQDTAIRAIGALGPSYGDTHYVVVGDGEDGARLRALADALGIGARVHLTGALPDEAIAEAYATADVYVGLSRVDSAINAEGFGLAFVEASASATPCIAGDSGGVRSAVRDGESGFVVAPNDVAAVSSALRRLLGDSELRTSMGNAGRRAVESHYNWDRVARETLDFTRTVVTSSPRR
- a CDS encoding glycosyltransferase family 2 protein; translated protein: MTAAAPDGIVARGAVPVSVVIAARNEAGEIGDCVRSVAWAREIIVVENDSTDDTVREAQDAGATVFSHPFTTIGAQRNAAIARATERWILVVDADERGTPALGVEVAGLVGAPTVAATGATTGAPAGATREVGGTNAAPGDGPACRAYRARRRNFFLGREILHGGWERDRPVRLFDASLRYDERPVHEHVIVEGAVGLLRESLLHTPYASLDEYMAKLARYSRAWAEQHHARGRRAGVSDLLLRPVARSMSMLVLRGGWRDGMHGVVLATLAGVSVAAKYAQLWAVERAVERAVEKAVERRGGPPPKTR
- a CDS encoding glycosyltransferase; protein product: MRALFLSGMTAYEGSARIFETVARALGVRGYETWFAVPAESEAARCAAARGARVVLIPERRNARADARALREQLPRDFVDVVFTDDERVQLAATFAVRGAKRGGIVRRVPAGGALVQGWRGRRAERLVPARHLYTSESPPTGYAAPSGTLSPMRAELGAEVAPLADAASESATDGSGDSNSGVRDMAERDAPAAQAPPVTLACVATRASLRRATNVVRAAALLAQRHTALRLRVFGSVAHDEEMKLLAAALGIARRVEWVGYPLDWRAAMRDVAAGWVVADGDDAAMGALDLMAHGVAVLAERTSVAARYVSHGIQGTLMATPDPPLMAAETAILLSDRARRMAMGAAGRSRVEREFPLRDMLSAFEHAARSARERGSERLSERPGDRGSERRGARGGKEGWLRGGERDGGRP